The following coding sequences lie in one Mercenaria mercenaria strain notata chromosome 5, MADL_Memer_1, whole genome shotgun sequence genomic window:
- the LOC123559138 gene encoding tomoregulin-2-like, whose amino-acid sequence MIFNQVGILLQTLAFVDVCCQLPFPTPLDCSYITHEPCLLYGPGVTCGSDGKDYINSCRLAQAMCLNPFITLIGDGRCADIGYTRPSITNRPTTQSNTEITTSHRTSFTTLPTSGLTSSDPLGVICSTIGNVRCANDIEPVCGSDERTYINNCEFHKEVCQKHDLTVKHIGFC is encoded by the exons ATGATTTTTAACCAAGTAGGAATACTTCTTCAAACACTGGCCTTTGTTG ATGTTTGTTGCCAACTCCCTTTCCCTACGCCACTGGACTGTAGCTACATTACGCACGAACCTTGCCTACTGTACGGACCTGGCGTGACCTGTGGTAGTGACGGAAAGGATTATATTAACAG CTGTCGACTGGCCCAGGCGATGTGTTTGAATCCCTTCATTACATTAATAGGCGATGGAAGATGTGCTGACATTGGCTACA CAAGGCCATCAATTACAAATCGACCTACAACACAGAGTAACACTGAAATAACAACATCACACAGAACAAGTTTTACCACTCTACCTACATCAGGACTTACAAGCAGTGATCCTCTTGGAGTTATTTGTAGCACTATAGGCAATGTTCGTTGTGCCAATGACATTGAACCTGTATGTGGCTCAGATGAAAGAACCTACATTAACAA ttgcGAGTTCCATAAAGAAGTTTGCCAGAAACATGACCTGACAGTGAAACACATTGGGTTTTGttaa